GTCGGCCCGGCACAGAAAGGTATGCAGCGCCATAACATTGCTCCGTCCGAGGCTGGAGACTCCCGGTAACCCCGACTGAATCAGCGGCGGCAGCAGTTCATCCAGCAGCTGGCGGTCCGGCCCCTGCTGCCAGCCTTCCGGTCCGCCCAGTTTGCGGGTGAAGTTACCCAGCAGATTGATCACCGAGACGATCTTGTTAAGGGTGAAGCCTGTCCGCTGATCTGTCTCCTGCTGCTGGCGTTGTGCCTGTATATCGGTCGCGGCGGCGGTACTGGCAGGCAGCTCCTGCCGGCCGATATGGTTCAGCGTCTGTGCCAGCGTTGTCGGTCGCTGGTCGTCCATCGGGTGCTGACGCAGGCCCTCGCGGACCAGCGCGTCGATCAGCTGCCGTGCTTGCGGCCAGCCCCACTGGCAGTGGGGTTGTTGCATCATCCTGCCCGCCAGATAGAAGGCTTCCGTCAGTTCGGCGTGGCTTTCCTGACCGATAAACAGGCGGTCGGCGCCGAGCCCGTTCAGGGGGGCTGAAGAGAGGGTGGTGTCGGCGTAACCAAAGCCGGCACGCGGATTGACGTAGTTGTTATCAATATAGGCCGCCATCCCAATGTCGATTTTGACCGTGCCGTGCTGATCCGTAAGCTGCAGGGTGTGGTAGTTCTGCTGGTCATGCAGCATGACGGCATAAGGCAGTGCCGGATCATGAGCATCGAACCGGGCGTGACCCGCGAGACCGTGGAAACAGGTGCGGCTGACAAAATCCAGATTCTGTCTGGCGTGATCGACCAGATCAAATTCATGCTCGCGCTGCCGGAGCATATGGGTCAGCAGCTGGGCTTCGTTGCCTGCCATCCAGTTCACATCGCGCTCGGCCAGCTGCAGGCTCTGCCTGGCCCGCTGGGCGGCCTGATCATTGACCGATACCAGTGCCACCGTACCGCCCATGGCCTTGCCGCAGCCGAGGTTGGCGTATTTTTGCAGGCTCTTACACAGGACCAGCCGCAGCTTGCCCTGTTGCAAGGGGCTGGCCAGTTGATGGAGCAGGCGGTCGACTTCGCCGCGTTGCTCCAGTGTGGTGTCCAGCATCACCACCATGGGCTTACTAAAGCGCGAGGCCGCGGCCAGTTTGCTGTTGATGGCGCCGACCAGCGATTCAACCGTGACCTCGGCACGATGGCCTGTCTGGCTGGGCACGCTGTTGTGCAGTGCAGCACTGAAGGCCCTGCCGCTCATTCTGGGCATATGCAGTCCGGCTTTCAGACTGCTTCTGGCACGGCTCAGCAGTGATGCCTGCTGCGGGTAGTCGCGGAGAGTAGTGGTTTCATAGTAGTCGGGGATTTTCTCCCCTGACGGTTTCAGCAGATCTTCCACCTTACTGGTGCCCACCAGCTTGCGGCACAGATTGAGGCCGGTCGACAGCGCCGCCATACCCGAGCTGAACAGTCGCACTTCGCTGTCCTGACGCAGCGAAGGTGGCAATAACTGATGGCCGGCGGTGCTGGCAGCTGCCTGATGGAAATCATGCAGCTCATAAGGGCGGCTGGCGCTCAGGCACACCTGCAGCTCCTCCATCAGGATGTTGTAGGCATTGATAAACTGGGCACTGTTGCGGCTGACCGCGGGCATGCTGTCAGCCACCGCATGCAACGCCTGCAGACCGCTGGCCAGCACTGGATTATGGCGGTGCTGCTGGTCCAGCCCTTTCTCCTGCAGCGTCGTCACCAGCGAGTCGATCAGGTCGGCTGCGGTGTTGGCCAGCGCTGACATGGCATGGCCGTCCGGGATCGCACGCAGCTTTGCCGTGACAGCATCGGCACCCCGGAGCCGCTGCAGCAAACTGAGATTATCAACGGCGGGGTCGTGAGCGACGGCCCCCGTCTCCGGGCCGCTGGTAGCGTACAGGGAGGGCGCACCACCAAAATGCTCGCAGTAGCTCTTACCATCCTCAATGGCCAGACCGTCTGCCAGATACAGGGCAAACAGCCCCGGCTGCAAGGGCTTGAGGTGCTGGTCCAGATAGGCTGCCGTAGTGGTGAAATGCTCAGGTGTCTTACCATCCCGGCACAGCTGCTTGAGGATCTGCTTGGCCGCATGGCGGCTGTTTATAAAGAGAACGTTGTCATCCTCCTGACCGCCTGCGGCATGATACAGCGCCAGGCAGCGGTCGAGCTGGGCGGTGGAAGGTTTGATCCTGACATAGTCGGTATCCAGCGGGTGGCGCAATGCTATCTTGCTGCTCTGGCGCAGGTCGGCGGTACGCGGTGGCTCTCCTTCCCTGGCGAAGTGCAGACCATACTGGCTGGCGATCTGTTCACCGCCCCGCATACTGGCCAGCTGCTGGCGGCGCAGATCGGTAAAGGAGATCCCGTGGGTCGATTGCTGCTGGGTACGCTGATACAGCCAGGATTGCGCCAGCAGGTGCTGCAGCTCCTGCTGCACGCCACTGCGGCTGCTGCGTTGCAGCGATGCCAGCCGGTCGGTCAGCCGTGCCTGCTGAGCGGTGGTTTCCGCACTGGATGCCGGTAACGACTGCGAACGCTGCAAGGTGGATGGCTGGTCCACTGCCGCCGGCAGCGATGTCTGCGGCAGTCCGGCATGAGTGACCCGTGTCATGGCGCCTCCTGAGACTTCAAGCATGCTACCTGAGTCGCTTTTCAGCGCGATTGGTTGCAGAGCGCGCTGACAGTGATGTCATTCCATGCAGCAGACTGAAGCAGCTGCTGACTGGCAAGGGCGCGGTGATGTCATCACTATGGACGAATTTGGACAGCAGTATGGATGCCGTTATGGATCACCCTGACCTCGCCAGCGCCTCTTCCGGCTTGCCTGACATTGTTGCCGGTCCGCTGTTGCGGCGCGCTGAAGCGGGCCGGCTGGTGTTCTGGCTGGTAAGCACCCGCCCACTGCAGTGGCAGCTGAAACTCAGCGTCGGTGGCGGCACGGAGCAGGCCGGGCAGCGCCCGGCCGGAACCTCTCAGGCCCTGCAGGTGGGGCAGCGCTGCTGGATTCACCTGCTGGATTTCCAACTGGCGCAGCCACTGCCTGATGATCAGCCGGTCAGCTATGACCTGCAGTATCAGCACCCTGATCAGCCTGGGGTGGGCTGGCTGGGGATCGGCCAGTGGGCGCCCGAGCTGTGTTATGACAATGAAGCGCTGCCGCGCATTGTGGTGCGTCAGCAGCTGACCCAGCTGTTGCATGGCTCCTGCCGTAAACCGCACTTCCCCGCTGGCGATGGTCTGGTGCGGGCCGACCAGTGGCTGGCCGAACATCGTCAGCAGAGTGATCACTGGCCCAGCCTGATGATGCTCTCCGGTGATCAGATTTATGCCGATGATGTGGCTGGCCCGATGCTGGTCGCCATTCATCAGGTGATGGCGCTGCTGGGGCTGTGGCCGGAACAGTTGCAGGGGGCCAGGGTCAGCACCAGCGCCGAACTGCTGGACAGCGAGCATTGTTACTACGACCGTCAGCACCTGCTGCCGGACACGGATCTGGCAGAAGAGGTCAGACGGCGTTTCTTTCGCGGTGTGCGCAAACCGATCTTTACCTCCGACTCGGCACACAACCACCTGATTACCTTTGCTGAAGTGGTGGCCATGTACTGTCTGGTCTGGTCACCGCTGCTGTGGCGTCATGTGCAGCTGACGTGCCCGGCGCGGCTGGCGACTGAGGCCCGGCAGTGCTTTGAGCGGGAGCGGGAGCATATCGAGGCCTTTGCTGGTGGGCTGACCGCAGTGAGGCGAGTCCTTGCTCACCTGCCAACCTATATGATCTTTGATGATCACGATGTCACCGATGACTGGAATCTGAATGCCGAGTGGGAAGAAGCCGCTTATGGCAATGCCTTTTCCCGCCGCATCATTGGCAATGCCCTGCTGGGTTATCTGCTGTGTCAGGGCTGGGGTAACCAGCCTGAACGTTTTGCCGCCGTGATGCCGGAATTACAGCAGTGGCTGCTGCATGCGCAGCAGGGTGAGGCCGCGCAACGTCATGATGAACTGATCACACATGTGCTCGGCAGTCGTTACTGGCACTACGCGCTGGCCACCGAACCGGCACTGGTGGTGCTGGATACCCGCACCCAGCGCTGGCGCTCCGAGCGCAGTCTGGCCCGGCCGTCAGGGCTGATGGACTGGGAGGCGCTGGTGGAGCTGCAACAGACGCTGATGGACCGTCAGGCGGTCGTGCTGGTGTCTCCGGCACCGGTATTCGGGGTCAAGCTGATCGAGGCGATACAGCGGTTGTTCACCTGGTTCGGCAAACCGCTGATGGTGGACGCCGAGAACTGGATGGCCCATCCGGGAGCGGCGAACGTGATGCTGAATATCTTCCGTCATCCGCGCACCCCGCAGCATTTCGTCATCCTGTCCGGTGATGTGCATTACTCCTTTGTCTACGACATTCATCTGCGTTTTCGCCGGCAGGGGCCGACAATCTGGCAAATCACCAGCAGCGGTCTGAAGAATGAGTTCCCTCACCGTCTGCTGGATAGCTTCGACCGACTTAATCGCTGGCTGTATGCCCCCTGGTCGCCGCTGAACTGGCTGACCAAACGGCGGCGGATGCGGGTTCATCCCCGTCGGCCACAGCAGGCTTCACGCGGGGAGCGGCTGATCAATGGGGCGGGGATGGGGTATGTGCGGCTGGACCCGGCCGGTGAGCCGCTGGAAGTGGTACAGCTGATGGTGGACGGACGCAAACTGGCCTTTGAAGTGCACGAAGGGGAAGAGGAGCACTGGGCCTGATCAGCGTCGTTTGGTGCTGAGCCGTAAAGAAAAAAGGACCCGCAAAGGTCCTTGAAAGGGGCTGCACCTGCCCGTCCAGACACGACAGGGCCTGTCAGACAGGCGCCAGGGCAGGAGCAGCGGTTGGCATCGTAAGGGTAACGTTGCACAACTCGGTAGCGGCCAGCAGCAGGCTGTGCGGCTGACCTTCAGATGTCACTCAGTAATCGAAGAACACCGTGGCGTTGTCGCCCTGCATACGGATATCAAAGCGATAACGCACGCCATAGGGGCTGTCGACACGTTTGGCCACCAGTGTATGGCGACGACCTTCCGGCACCTGACTGAGGATCGGGTCCTGGGCGTTGGCCGCCGCTTCATCCTCGAAATACAGACGGGTGTAGGAGTGAATCAGCAGGCCGCGCATCAGTACGATGACGTTGATAAAAGGCGCGTGGCCTTCTTCGATGCTGCCGGGTTTGATGGTCTCAAACTGGAA
This Pokkaliibacter sp. MBI-7 DNA region includes the following protein-coding sequences:
- a CDS encoding alkaline phosphatase D family protein translates to MDHPDLASASSGLPDIVAGPLLRRAEAGRLVFWLVSTRPLQWQLKLSVGGGTEQAGQRPAGTSQALQVGQRCWIHLLDFQLAQPLPDDQPVSYDLQYQHPDQPGVGWLGIGQWAPELCYDNEALPRIVVRQQLTQLLHGSCRKPHFPAGDGLVRADQWLAEHRQQSDHWPSLMMLSGDQIYADDVAGPMLVAIHQVMALLGLWPEQLQGARVSTSAELLDSEHCYYDRQHLLPDTDLAEEVRRRFFRGVRKPIFTSDSAHNHLITFAEVVAMYCLVWSPLLWRHVQLTCPARLATEARQCFEREREHIEAFAGGLTAVRRVLAHLPTYMIFDDHDVTDDWNLNAEWEEAAYGNAFSRRIIGNALLGYLLCQGWGNQPERFAAVMPELQQWLLHAQQGEAAQRHDELITHVLGSRYWHYALATEPALVVLDTRTQRWRSERSLARPSGLMDWEALVELQQTLMDRQAVVLVSPAPVFGVKLIEAIQRLFTWFGKPLMVDAENWMAHPGAANVMLNIFRHPRTPQHFVILSGDVHYSFVYDIHLRFRRQGPTIWQITSSGLKNEFPHRLLDSFDRLNRWLYAPWSPLNWLTKRRRMRVHPRRPQQASRGERLINGAGMGYVRLDPAGEPLEVVQLMVDGRKLAFEVHEGEEEHWA